In Candidatus Mycalebacterium zealandia, one DNA window encodes the following:
- the aroF gene encoding 3-deoxy-7-phosphoheptulonate synthase, translating into MIVVMKNSATAEETAKVISAIEDLGYKAQPIEGVLHTVIGVVGDDRDKTVHRENLALFSGVEKVVPILQPYKLASREVKDMTSEVTVDKTKIGGTEIGVIAGPCSVESENQIMEIAKAVKAAGATMLRGGAYKPRTSPYSFQGLGREGLDLMLQAKKETGLMLVTEIMDASDIDELEQYTDVLQIGARNSQNYSLLKVVGKTRKPVLLKRGLSTTINEFLMCAEYILSEGNTNVMLCERGIRTFETATRNTFDLNAIPVLKEKTHLPVIADPSHGTGYWNYVTPVAMAAVAAGADGLMVEVHNEPEKAFSDGGQSLKPEKFEQLMKKTAMIAKAVGRTMKSPAN; encoded by the coding sequence ATGATAGTTGTAATGAAGAACTCCGCGACTGCGGAGGAAACCGCCAAAGTCATATCCGCCATTGAGGATTTGGGCTACAAAGCACAACCCATAGAAGGGGTTCTGCACACGGTCATAGGAGTTGTCGGAGACGACAGAGACAAAACCGTCCACAGGGAAAACCTTGCTCTGTTTAGCGGGGTGGAGAAGGTTGTGCCGATTCTCCAGCCCTACAAACTCGCGAGCCGCGAAGTAAAGGATATGACGTCTGAAGTGACGGTTGATAAAACAAAAATCGGCGGCACGGAAATCGGCGTAATCGCGGGTCCGTGCTCGGTTGAGAGCGAGAATCAGATTATGGAAATTGCAAAAGCCGTCAAGGCGGCTGGCGCAACAATGCTTCGAGGCGGAGCTTACAAACCGCGCACTTCACCATACTCATTTCAGGGTCTCGGACGGGAAGGGCTTGATCTTATGCTTCAGGCGAAAAAGGAAACGGGGCTTATGCTTGTTACAGAGATAATGGACGCCAGCGACATTGACGAACTTGAGCAATACACCGATGTGCTTCAGATAGGAGCGAGGAACTCACAAAACTACTCTCTGCTGAAGGTTGTCGGCAAAACCAGAAAGCCGGTTCTGCTCAAAAGAGGGCTTTCAACCACCATAAACGAGTTTCTGATGTGCGCCGAATACATACTTTCCGAAGGCAACACCAACGTTATGCTGTGCGAGAGGGGAATACGAACTTTTGAGACGGCGACAAGGAACACCTTTGACCTGAACGCCATACCGGTTTTGAAGGAAAAAACCCATCTTCCGGTTATTGCCGACCCAAGTCACGGAACCGGATACTGGAACTATGTTACACCCGTGGCAATGGCGGCGGTTGCCGCAGGAGCGGACGGGCTGATGGTGGAAGTTCACAATGAGCCGGAAAAGGCTTTCAGTGACGGCGGGCAGTCTTTGAAGCCCGAAAAGTTTGAACAACTGATGAAAAAAACCGCCATGATCGCAAAAGCGGTCGGCAGAACAATGAAATCACCCGCTAACTGA
- a CDS encoding phosphoribosylglycinamide formyltransferase, with translation MSAVCKISVFVSGSGGNLQAIMDAEITGLRIAPVVCDNPGARAIERARGGGLPIEVVDRAGFSSREDFEAEIVSRLDRHTPDLIALAGFMRILSPDFIKQFEGRIINIHPSLLPDFPGKRAVKRALDSGARRTGCTVHFVDEGVDTGPVIKQADVSIAPDDTEQTLAEKIHIQEHRIYPEVLTLFAEGRIKLDGGKVVFS, from the coding sequence ATGTCAGCCGTCTGCAAAATATCTGTTTTTGTTTCGGGTAGCGGCGGCAATCTACAAGCAATTATGGACGCTGAAATCACGGGGTTACGCATTGCTCCCGTTGTGTGTGACAATCCCGGAGCCCGCGCCATTGAGAGAGCGCGCGGCGGCGGATTGCCGATTGAGGTTGTTGACCGTGCGGGGTTTTCCTCCCGTGAGGATTTTGAGGCGGAAATAGTCTCGCGGCTTGACAGGCACACCCCCGATTTGATAGCGCTTGCAGGTTTTATGAGGATACTGTCTCCTGATTTTATAAAGCAGTTTGAGGGAAGAATAATCAACATACATCCGTCTTTACTGCCGGATTTTCCGGGAAAGCGTGCGGTAAAGCGTGCTCTTGATTCCGGAGCGCGGCGGACTGGGTGCACGGTTCACTTTGTTGATGAGGGAGTTGATACGGGTCCGGTGATAAAACAGGCGGATGTTTCAATCGCGCCCGATGACACCGAACAGACGCTCGCTGAGAAAATACACATTCAGGAGCACCGTATCTATCCCGAAGTGTTAACGCTTTTCGCCGAAGGGCGAATAAAACTTGATGGTGGAAAGGTTGTATTCAGTTAG
- a CDS encoding sigma-70 family RNA polymerase sigma factor: protein MKVAQAGREEGEFYGEQTSDAAPVQDAKGGALDRDPMRTYLQDISMHPLLKRQQEIKVAKDLEKSKERVAQAILSCDFMKREFCFGENVDLLALGKKEVEKNRYKTMFATLAGYIEQGVEIEKKIGKMKQSGEKLRAFSRRKARNIKKKVEVIKDMNRQNNLLFKHRLEAVEQTVADILSEIDEKSALHKSTRSRKRKDECGKILAKLRKQFSSQKQDEVAASLSALRASCYDVSENRKRLVEANLRLVVSIANKYKNRGLPLLDLVQEGNIGLRHSVDVFEYRRGNKFSTHASWWIMQAITRAIAEQSRVIKIPVNVVENVSKIYKTKRALSQKMRKSPSIEDIADKLDQTPGEVSKTIGLANDTLSLDIPVGNEDYSSNSIMDFVEDESPDNRSSEIFEKEEFREIVHKALKVLKPNEEKVIRMRFGIGEEKEHTLEEIGRQIGITKERVRQIEVESLAKLKRSSRKSQIRLYVD from the coding sequence ATGAAAGTTGCCCAAGCGGGGCGTGAAGAGGGAGAGTTTTACGGGGAGCAAACATCGGACGCTGCGCCCGTGCAGGATGCCAAAGGAGGGGCATTGGACAGAGACCCGATGCGTACCTATCTGCAGGACATCAGCATGCATCCTCTCCTGAAAAGGCAACAGGAAATCAAGGTTGCCAAAGACCTTGAAAAGTCAAAAGAGAGAGTTGCGCAGGCAATTCTGAGTTGTGATTTTATGAAGCGCGAATTTTGCTTCGGTGAAAATGTTGACCTTCTCGCGCTCGGCAAAAAAGAGGTGGAGAAAAACCGTTACAAAACGATGTTTGCCACACTTGCCGGATACATCGAGCAAGGCGTGGAAATAGAGAAAAAAATTGGCAAAATGAAACAATCCGGCGAGAAGCTCAGGGCGTTCTCGCGCAGAAAAGCGCGCAATATTAAGAAAAAAGTGGAAGTCATCAAGGATATGAACCGCCAGAACAACCTTTTGTTCAAACACCGCCTTGAAGCGGTTGAGCAGACTGTGGCGGATATTCTTTCCGAGATTGATGAAAAATCCGCGCTGCATAAATCCACACGCTCCCGCAAACGCAAAGATGAGTGCGGGAAAATTCTGGCCAAGCTCCGCAAGCAGTTTTCTTCGCAGAAACAGGACGAAGTTGCAGCTTCTCTGTCCGCTTTGCGCGCCTCGTGCTATGATGTTTCAGAGAACAGAAAAAGGCTTGTTGAAGCAAACCTGCGTCTTGTCGTGAGCATAGCGAACAAATACAAAAACAGGGGCTTGCCGCTCCTTGATTTGGTGCAGGAGGGAAACATCGGGCTCAGGCATTCGGTAGACGTGTTTGAATACCGCAGGGGCAATAAGTTTTCGACTCACGCGAGCTGGTGGATAATGCAGGCGATAACGCGTGCCATTGCCGAGCAGTCGAGGGTGATAAAGATTCCCGTTAATGTGGTGGAAAATGTCAGCAAGATATACAAAACAAAGAGGGCTTTGTCTCAGAAAATGAGGAAGTCTCCGTCAATTGAGGACATAGCGGACAAACTTGATCAGACTCCCGGCGAGGTTTCTAAAACGATAGGGCTCGCAAATGACACTCTCTCGCTTGATATTCCGGTTGGAAACGAGGATTACAGTAGCAACTCGATAATGGACTTTGTTGAGGACGAAAGTCCGGACAACCGTTCGTCTGAAATTTTTGAAAAAGAAGAGTTTCGGGAGATTGTCCACAAGGCGCTAAAAGTTCTCAAACCAAATGAAGAGAAAGTGATTCGCATGCGTTTCGGTATCGGTGAAGAAAAGGAGCACACCCTTGAAGAAATAGGGCGGCAGATTGGAATTACAAAGGAAAGAGTCAGGCAGATAGAGGTTGAATCACTCGCCAAACTGAAGAGAAGCAGCAGAAAATCGCAAATCCGTCTCTATGTGGATTGA
- the dnaG gene encoding DNA primase encodes MAGVSTEELKSRVSIVDIVSNYVSLRKAGRSHTGLCPFHDDKNPSLHVSDEKRMFYCFSCKAGGDVFAFLQRIKGCDFKEALQEVADKAGVSIERFAGSKNSNDEFFTINKAVCDFFRKSLQNGTEESEKALSYLRQRGIDSEIIEQFSIGYAPALGSAVPSLLSKLDLSLRRAKELGLVDSKEGSSDFYCKFRSRVMFSIFSPDSKIIGFGGRIIDENTRAPKYLNSAESPVYRKRRSLYGLNKTRQEIRKQGVAVLVEGYTDFLSVYAGGVKNVAASLGTSLTREQVGIFKGYADDIVILYDGDHAGMDASFSAGEVFMAGGVVPRVARVPEGLDPDGFVKNNGIDALRALIDGALPLTEVLMEDMSSALAEKRVSQSVAAKKLMAIVPILGDSPEVGPYVREVSCRFGFREADLYSLASSAGKPRSQVRDLPAGPSAPEVVPAEMMLLRIALKFPEMAEFLCAEEIMKHIPPGETRDIISSIRASGMAGSEHVSEGSGGLLSRAYFTLEEISFMDESNVRREVEKCLVKLKLDAIGRELKSVRESLRVLETDSHDDTRGGELMKRYRDLLDERKKLTQGDLS; translated from the coding sequence ATGGCAGGAGTTTCTACAGAGGAACTGAAAAGCAGGGTTAGCATAGTTGATATTGTAAGCAACTATGTTTCCCTGAGAAAAGCGGGCAGGTCCCATACGGGGCTATGCCCTTTCCATGATGACAAAAATCCGTCCCTTCACGTAAGTGATGAAAAGCGGATGTTTTACTGTTTCAGTTGCAAGGCGGGCGGAGATGTTTTCGCGTTTCTCCAGCGTATCAAAGGATGTGACTTTAAGGAGGCGCTTCAAGAAGTCGCGGACAAGGCGGGTGTCAGTATTGAGCGTTTCGCGGGAAGCAAAAACTCAAACGACGAGTTTTTCACAATCAACAAGGCGGTCTGCGATTTTTTCCGCAAATCCCTTCAGAACGGAACCGAAGAGTCAGAAAAGGCGCTTTCCTATCTACGGCAGAGGGGAATTGATTCCGAAATAATCGAGCAGTTTTCAATCGGCTACGCTCCGGCTTTGGGTTCCGCCGTTCCGTCTCTTCTGTCAAAACTCGATCTGTCGCTCCGCCGCGCAAAGGAACTCGGGCTTGTGGATTCCAAAGAGGGGTCGTCCGACTTTTACTGCAAGTTTCGCTCCCGCGTTATGTTCTCGATATTCAGCCCGGATTCCAAAATTATCGGTTTCGGCGGCAGGATAATTGACGAAAACACACGCGCGCCGAAGTATCTGAATTCTGCGGAGTCGCCGGTTTACAGGAAAAGGCGCTCTCTTTACGGACTTAACAAAACAAGGCAGGAAATTAGAAAACAGGGCGTTGCCGTTCTGGTTGAGGGATACACCGATTTTCTGTCAGTTTACGCAGGTGGCGTGAAAAATGTTGCCGCGTCTCTTGGCACCTCTCTTACAAGAGAGCAGGTGGGCATTTTTAAAGGCTACGCGGACGACATTGTGATTTTGTATGACGGCGACCACGCCGGAATGGACGCCTCTTTTTCCGCGGGAGAGGTTTTTATGGCGGGCGGTGTTGTTCCGCGCGTGGCGCGTGTTCCCGAAGGGCTTGATCCGGACGGGTTCGTGAAGAACAATGGCATAGACGCTCTGCGCGCCCTTATTGACGGCGCTCTTCCGCTTACCGAGGTTCTTATGGAAGACATGTCGTCCGCGCTTGCGGAAAAACGGGTTTCACAATCGGTGGCGGCGAAAAAACTTATGGCAATTGTTCCAATTCTCGGAGACAGCCCCGAAGTGGGTCCTTATGTGAGAGAGGTTTCATGTAGATTCGGCTTCAGGGAAGCCGACCTTTATTCACTGGCTTCGTCCGCGGGTAAGCCCCGCTCTCAGGTCCGTGATTTACCGGCCGGGCCATCAGCCCCGGAGGTCGTTCCGGCGGAGATGATGTTGCTGAGGATTGCGCTCAAGTTTCCTGAAATGGCTGAATTTTTGTGCGCCGAAGAGATTATGAAACATATTCCCCCGGGCGAAACAAGAGACATCATCTCTTCAATCCGCGCTTCCGGTATGGCGGGTTCGGAGCATGTTTCCGAAGGTTCGGGCGGGTTGCTTTCCCGTGCGTACTTCACACTTGAAGAGATTAGTTTTATGGATGAAAGCAACGTTAGGCGCGAGGTTGAGAAGTGTCTGGTGAAACTCAAACTGGACGCGATAGGCAGGGAACTCAAATCCGTGCGCGAAAGTTTGCGGGTTCTTGAAACCGACTCTCATGATGACACTCGCGGTGGCGAACTCATGAAACGTTACAGGGATTTGCTTGATGAGAGGAAAAAACTTACACAGGGGGACTTATCATAG
- a CDS encoding 30S ribosomal protein S21 produces MPGIIVGSSESIDSALKRFKKQVERAGVVSEIRRRQFYEKPSQKRKKKVLAAIKRMRKSR; encoded by the coding sequence ATGCCAGGCATAATCGTAGGTTCCAGCGAGAGCATAGACAGCGCTCTCAAGCGTTTCAAAAAACAGGTTGAAAGAGCAGGTGTTGTTTCGGAGATTCGCAGACGGCAGTTCTACGAGAAACCCAGCCAGAAAAGGAAGAAAAAGGTTCTGGCTGCGATAAAACGTATGAGGAAGTCGCGTTGA
- the uppS gene encoding di-trans,poly-cis-decaprenylcistransferase translates to MSKTNLNPRHVAIIMDGNGRWARNRGMRRIAGHIAGMKSVRAIVEAACEMNVTHLSLYAFSLQNWGRPKDEVRGLMELLAQYLEKETATLVKNGIRLNPIGRLDRLPAGMRAALEETVKKTRGGKNLTLTLAISYGAREEIVEAVKKIAAAGTKPERITKKTVAANLHTAGLPEPDLLIRTGGEMRLSNFFLWQSAYTEIYVAKTLWPDFRRRHLKKAVETYMSRERRFGLTEPALGTQKKRRES, encoded by the coding sequence ATGAGTAAAACCAACCTGAATCCCCGCCACGTTGCCATCATAATGGACGGCAACGGAAGGTGGGCGCGCAACCGTGGAATGCGCAGAATCGCCGGACATATTGCCGGAATGAAATCGGTTCGGGCTATTGTTGAAGCCGCGTGCGAAATGAATGTTACGCATTTGAGTCTTTACGCATTTTCACTCCAAAACTGGGGGCGCCCGAAGGACGAAGTGCGGGGGCTTATGGAATTGCTCGCACAGTATCTTGAAAAAGAAACCGCCACGCTTGTGAAAAACGGCATCCGGCTCAATCCCATCGGGCGGCTTGACCGCCTTCCCGCCGGCATGCGCGCCGCGCTTGAAGAAACGGTCAAAAAAACGCGCGGCGGAAAAAACCTCACTCTAACGCTCGCTATCAGTTACGGAGCGCGCGAGGAGATTGTGGAAGCGGTGAAGAAAATTGCCGCGGCGGGAACAAAACCCGAACGCATAACAAAAAAAACCGTTGCGGCGAACCTGCACACCGCCGGGCTTCCCGAACCTGACCTGCTCATACGAACGGGCGGGGAGATGCGGCTGTCAAACTTTTTTCTGTGGCAGTCCGCATACACCGAAATCTATGTTGCCAAAACCCTCTGGCCGGATTTCAGAAGACGGCATCTGAAAAAAGCCGTTGAAACCTACATGAGTCGTGAAAGACGCTTCGGGCTAACGGAACCCGCGCTCGGCACACAAAAAAAGAGGCGCGAAAGTTGA
- a CDS encoding 1-deoxy-D-xylulose-5-phosphate reductoisomerase, whose translation MKKISILGSTGSIGRQALEVIESFPDRFEVCSLCAGSNIALLKEQIEKFSPSAVCVSDEEKARELEKTAHGKTDIVFGREGLCELAADESETVVSAIVGFAGLEPTLTAVRKGKRVALANKELIVAAGQIVMDEVRASSAEIIPVDSEHSAVFQSMRAGGEVRRLIITASGGPFLNTPQDTLEKVSPAQALNHPTWDMGDKITIDSATMMNKAFEVIEARWLFDVPPEKIEVWIHPQSVVHSIVEFEDGSAVCQMSEPDMRVPIAFALSYPERLALQTERLSPARLSQTSFEEADTRKTIPLALALRALDEEGTMPGTMNAANEEAVKLFLDNRIKFTDIVKIVETVMDGHKTSPAETVEQVLQADAQARKEAGRAAEMNEK comes from the coding sequence TTGAAAAAAATCTCCATTCTCGGCTCAACGGGCTCAATAGGCAGGCAGGCGCTTGAAGTAATTGAGAGTTTCCCCGACCGCTTTGAGGTGTGCTCGCTGTGCGCGGGCTCAAATATCGCCTTGCTCAAAGAACAGATTGAAAAGTTTTCTCCGTCTGCCGTGTGCGTGAGCGACGAGGAAAAAGCGCGCGAACTGGAAAAAACCGCGCACGGGAAAACGGACATTGTTTTCGGCAGAGAGGGGCTTTGTGAACTCGCGGCGGACGAGTCCGAAACGGTGGTTTCCGCAATAGTAGGGTTCGCGGGGCTTGAACCGACCCTCACCGCCGTGCGAAAAGGCAAGCGGGTCGCGCTTGCCAACAAAGAACTTATCGTGGCGGCGGGACAGATAGTGATGGACGAGGTGCGCGCAAGTTCCGCGGAGATCATTCCGGTTGACAGCGAGCACAGCGCGGTTTTTCAGTCAATGCGGGCGGGCGGAGAGGTAAGGCGGCTCATAATAACCGCTTCGGGGGGGCCGTTCCTGAACACTCCGCAGGACACGCTTGAAAAGGTCTCGCCCGCGCAGGCGCTCAACCATCCCACATGGGATATGGGAGACAAAATCACAATAGATTCTGCGACAATGATGAACAAGGCGTTTGAGGTTATTGAGGCGCGGTGGCTTTTTGACGTTCCGCCTGAAAAAATCGAGGTCTGGATTCATCCGCAGAGCGTTGTCCACTCAATAGTGGAGTTTGAAGACGGCTCGGCGGTGTGCCAGATGAGCGAGCCCGATATGCGCGTGCCGATAGCATTCGCGCTGTCATATCCCGAACGCCTCGCACTCCAAACTGAAAGATTGAGTCCCGCGCGGCTTTCGCAGACCTCTTTTGAAGAGGCGGACACTCGAAAAACCATCCCGCTTGCGCTCGCCCTGAGGGCGCTTGATGAAGAAGGGACGATGCCCGGAACAATGAACGCCGCAAATGAGGAGGCGGTGAAACTTTTTCTGGACAATCGTATAAAATTCACCGATATAGTTAAGATTGTGGAAACCGTCATGGACGGTCACAAAACCTCGCCCGCCGAAACGGTGGAGCAGGTTCTGCAAGCGGACGCGCAAGCGCGCAAGGAAGCCGGACGCGCCGCTGAAATGAATGAAAAATGA
- the rseP gene encoding RIP metalloprotease RseP: MSSLTAFLLLIGLLVFVHEMGHFLVAKWCGVRVEQFSLGFGPTILSFTRGETTYKICLLPLGGYVKMTGESDEGGAFVENISGGAKTPFEKGDTILSIDGADIAPDSSWKEIVNSLRGKDAPGETVVRRNNSEMLIKASGEDFERIEAYSGDEFPRSFSRKSVSRRMAIVTAGPLMNFLLPFILIPVAFLAGVYVPAYLESEPVVVRIADGADKAVRKGDKIVSVNGGTVKKWRDVSSALSGKDGVARIEIERGGKVLPLEVSTRGIDPELIAEEREAVVGGVADGSPARSAGIKAGDKIVSINGRKISGWNQMASVIRESAGREIDLALKRNGKTVKTSVVPITMPGSKNAAIGITLKREQILKKFGLIESATGGIRRAAEMTVQVISLFFALLFSIIGGEMSLGQVGKTVAGPLFIAKMSGAMAEQGIASLLMFASFISVNLAVVNLLPIPVLDGGHMVYLTIEAARKKPLSRATLETAQRIGFSFLIVIMLVATYNDVTNLWGGIAEWLKSLTGMLGGN; the protein is encoded by the coding sequence ATGAGTTCTCTTACGGCTTTTCTTCTGCTAATAGGTCTGCTCGTGTTCGTCCACGAGATGGGACATTTTCTGGTCGCGAAATGGTGCGGAGTTCGGGTTGAACAGTTTTCTCTCGGCTTCGGGCCCACGATTTTGAGTTTCACTCGCGGCGAAACCACATACAAAATCTGCCTCCTCCCGCTCGGCGGCTATGTGAAGATGACCGGAGAATCAGACGAGGGAGGCGCGTTTGTGGAAAACATCTCCGGCGGAGCGAAAACGCCGTTTGAAAAAGGCGACACTATTCTCTCGATTGACGGCGCGGACATCGCGCCCGATTCGAGCTGGAAAGAAATAGTGAATTCTCTGCGCGGCAAGGACGCGCCGGGCGAGACTGTTGTCAGAAGAAACAACTCCGAGATGCTCATCAAAGCCTCCGGCGAGGATTTTGAGCGCATTGAGGCGTATTCCGGCGACGAATTTCCCCGCTCTTTTTCGAGAAAAAGCGTCTCGCGCAGAATGGCAATTGTAACGGCGGGACCTCTGATGAATTTCCTGTTGCCGTTCATTCTCATACCCGTCGCTTTTCTTGCGGGGGTGTATGTTCCGGCTTATCTGGAATCCGAACCCGTTGTGGTGCGGATTGCGGACGGCGCGGACAAAGCGGTTCGCAAGGGCGACAAGATAGTTTCGGTGAACGGCGGGACGGTGAAAAAATGGAGAGACGTGTCTTCGGCGTTGAGCGGAAAAGACGGTGTCGCGCGCATTGAGATTGAGCGGGGAGGCAAGGTTCTTCCGCTTGAAGTCAGCACGCGCGGCATAGACCCCGAACTCATCGCCGAAGAGCGTGAGGCGGTGGTAGGCGGTGTGGCGGACGGCTCGCCCGCCCGTAGCGCGGGCATAAAAGCCGGCGACAAAATAGTGTCAATCAACGGACGGAAAATCAGTGGCTGGAACCAAATGGCAAGCGTCATAAGGGAAAGCGCGGGACGCGAAATTGATTTAGCGCTCAAAAGAAACGGTAAAACTGTAAAAACATCCGTAGTTCCCATAACGATGCCCGGAAGCAAAAACGCGGCGATAGGCATAACCCTCAAAAGAGAACAAATCTTGAAAAAGTTCGGGCTCATTGAGTCCGCTACCGGCGGAATAAGAAGAGCGGCGGAAATGACCGTTCAGGTAATCTCGCTTTTCTTCGCCCTGCTCTTTTCCATCATCGGGGGCGAGATGTCTCTGGGACAGGTCGGCAAAACGGTCGCGGGACCGCTTTTCATAGCAAAAATGTCCGGCGCGATGGCGGAGCAGGGAATCGCGAGTTTGCTGATGTTCGCATCTTTTATAAGCGTGAACCTCGCGGTGGTAAACCTTCTGCCAATCCCCGTGCTTGACGGCGGGCACATGGTCTACCTGACCATAGAAGCGGCAAGAAAAAAACCGCTTTCCCGCGCCACTCTTGAAACGGCGCAGAGAATAGGATTTTCTTTTCTCATAGTTATAATGCTGGTCGCCACCTACAACGACGTTACAAACCTGTGGGGCGGCATCGCCGAGTGGTTGAAAAGTTTGACCGGCATGTTGGGAGGAAACTGA
- a CDS encoding DUF4440 domain-containing protein, producing the protein MSDKDEILKANDNFYSALATRDLKAMEKVWQTDEKAGCVHPGWAIMRNWETIMQSWESIFDPQDQVDIKLSQVSLEISSDMAWVTCIQEMTYIKRKPVTFNISQSTNIFKKDTDRWVMLIHHASPIIVSSYRPQVSSIQ; encoded by the coding sequence ATATCCGACAAAGATGAAATCCTCAAAGCGAATGACAACTTCTACTCGGCTCTCGCCACAAGAGACCTCAAAGCAATGGAAAAGGTCTGGCAGACCGATGAAAAGGCGGGTTGCGTCCACCCCGGCTGGGCAATAATGCGGAACTGGGAAACTATAATGCAGAGTTGGGAAAGCATCTTCGACCCTCAGGATCAGGTTGACATAAAATTGTCTCAAGTTTCGCTTGAAATAAGCAGCGATATGGCGTGGGTAACCTGCATACAGGAAATGACCTACATAAAAAGGAAGCCGGTAACCTTCAACATCTCACAGTCAACAAATATCTTCAAAAAAGACACGGATCGCTGGGTGATGCTGATTCATCACGCTTCACCCATAATCGTAAGCAGTTACCGCCCGCAGGTGTCAAGCATTCAGTAA
- a CDS encoding methyltransferase domain-containing protein, producing MSEQESYVYEPFAETEEYKKVNGEIITEWVDLMIDRGTERVDKIVDIATGVGTMVQLFVSKLPEQFNYSEIVCLDQSAEALKRAAEKLEKIVPAMSFINAKIQDAEIEKQSIDVVIWGNGIHYLTQEEQVESLINIRKGMKEGGWLFFNTAFYEGSRPQDTLSFYRTQVKKAVQSLHKRGIKREREHKRAEAASFHPRDHYEELVLSAGFKLVEAKEYAASLSKEAWEYISSFQQYASGALGGYPVEEASIAMRDAVEPAIIEHGREENGTFFVTRNWLSVCASA from the coding sequence ATGAGTGAACAGGAATCCTATGTTTATGAACCCTTTGCCGAGACCGAAGAATACAAGAAGGTCAACGGCGAGATAATTACCGAGTGGGTCGATTTGATGATTGACCGCGGCACCGAGCGTGTTGATAAGATAGTCGACATCGCGACCGGAGTCGGCACGATGGTGCAGTTGTTTGTGTCAAAACTTCCCGAACAGTTCAATTATTCTGAAATTGTGTGTCTTGACCAGTCAGCCGAAGCTCTCAAAAGAGCGGCGGAAAAACTTGAAAAAATAGTCCCCGCGATGAGTTTCATCAACGCGAAAATTCAGGACGCGGAAATTGAGAAACAGTCCATTGATGTTGTCATCTGGGGCAACGGCATACACTACCTCACACAAGAGGAACAGGTGGAAAGTCTGATAAACATAAGAAAGGGAATGAAGGAAGGCGGATGGCTTTTCTTCAACACCGCCTTCTACGAGGGCTCCAGACCGCAGGACACCCTTTCGTTCTACCGCACACAGGTTAAAAAGGCAGTTCAAAGTCTGCACAAGCGCGGCATAAAAAGGGAAAGAGAGCACAAAAGAGCCGAAGCCGCGAGCTTCCATCCCAGAGACCATTATGAAGAACTTGTTTTGTCCGCGGGTTTCAAACTTGTGGAGGCGAAAGAATACGCCGCGAGTTTGAGTAAAGAGGCGTGGGAATACATCAGTTCGTTCCAGCAATACGCTTCGGGCGCGCTCGGCGGCTATCCGGTTGAAGAAGCGTCCATCGCCATGAGAGACGCAGTGGAACCAGCGATAATAGAGCACGGACGCGAAGAAAACGGCACCTTTTTCGTAACAAGAAACTGGCTGTCAGTCTGCGCAAGCGCTTAA
- a CDS encoding adenosylcobinamide kinase/adenosylcobinamide phosphate guanyltransferase, translated as MGKKIVLTGGVGSGKSSRALEIAERSAEFSARIFIATATPFDDEMREKIRLHQLERDERFKTVEEPLSPGGALERFADDPRCVAVVDCLTVWLANLSQVGEEQSRSEKEKFCEQFENFRGLVIAVTNETGMGLIPPEKQTRAYANEIATLNRRVVSLCDEAYLLVAGAAVRIK; from the coding sequence ATGGGGAAAAAGATAGTTCTCACGGGTGGGGTCGGAAGCGGGAAAAGTTCCCGCGCCCTTGAAATAGCGGAACGGAGCGCGGAGTTTTCCGCGCGCATTTTTATCGCGACCGCGACCCCGTTTGACGATGAGATGAGGGAGAAAATACGGCTGCATCAACTTGAGCGCGATGAGCGGTTCAAAACCGTGGAAGAGCCACTTTCGCCCGGCGGCGCGCTTGAGCGTTTCGCGGACGACCCGCGCTGCGTTGCCGTTGTTGACTGCCTGACCGTCTGGCTTGCCAATCTTTCGCAAGTTGGAGAAGAGCAATCGCGGAGTGAGAAGGAAAAGTTTTGCGAACAGTTTGAGAACTTCCGGGGGCTTGTTATAGCGGTAACCAACGAGACGGGAATGGGCCTTATTCCGCCGGAGAAACAGACCCGCGCCTACGCGAACGAAATTGCCACGCTTAACAGGCGCGTTGTGTCTTTATGTGATGAAGCGTATCTGCTTGTCGCCGGTGCGGCGGTCAGAATTAAGTGA